Proteins encoded in a region of the Streptomyces sp. NBC_00513 genome:
- a CDS encoding YajQ family cyclic di-GMP-binding protein, with translation MADSSFDIVSKVERQEVDNALNQAAKELSQRYDFKGTGASIAWSGEKILLEANSEERVKAVLDVFETKLVKRGISLKALDAGEPQLSGKEYKIFATIEEGISQENAKKVAKIIRDEGPKGVKALVQGDELRVSSKSRDDLQTIQSLLKGKDLDFAIQFVNYR, from the coding sequence ATGGCCGACTCCAGTTTCGACATCGTCTCGAAGGTCGAGCGGCAGGAGGTCGACAACGCCCTCAACCAGGCCGCCAAGGAGCTCTCCCAGCGTTACGACTTCAAGGGGACGGGCGCGTCGATCGCCTGGTCCGGCGAGAAGATCCTGCTGGAGGCGAACTCCGAGGAGCGCGTGAAGGCCGTCCTCGACGTCTTCGAGACCAAGCTGGTCAAGCGCGGGATCTCGCTCAAGGCCCTGGACGCCGGTGAGCCGCAGCTGTCCGGCAAGGAGTACAAGATCTTCGCGACGATCGAGGAGGGCATCTCCCAGGAGAACGCGAAGAAGGTCGCGAAGATCATTCGTGACGAGGGTCCCAAGGGCGTCAAGGCTCTGGTCCAGGGCGATGAGCTGCGCGTCAGCTCCAAGAGCCGCGACGACCTCCAGACCATCCAGTCCCTCCTCAAGGGCAAGGACCTGGACTTCGCGATCCAGTTCGTGAACTACCGCTGA
- a CDS encoding DUF3574 domain-containing protein, whose protein sequence is MHRTSDTRGKVGGGVLLALLGAGIPALVGAALDTRVGEPYRETRLYFGSDRPGGQGPVGEGEFTRFLDGEITPAFPEGLTVHHGRGQWRGHDGRIVHETSYEVVLLYPEKEAQERGARIERIRRTYEHRFRQDSVGRSDDKVSAEF, encoded by the coding sequence GTGCATCGGACATCGGACACACGAGGCAAGGTCGGCGGCGGCGTCCTGCTCGCCCTGCTCGGCGCCGGCATCCCGGCCCTGGTCGGGGCGGCTCTGGACACCCGGGTGGGGGAGCCGTACCGGGAGACGCGGCTCTACTTCGGCAGTGACCGCCCGGGCGGCCAGGGGCCGGTCGGGGAGGGGGAGTTCACCCGCTTCCTGGACGGCGAGATCACCCCGGCCTTCCCCGAGGGACTCACCGTCCACCACGGGCGGGGCCAATGGCGCGGCCATGACGGCCGGATCGTCCACGAGACCTCGTACGAGGTGGTGTTGCTGTACCCCGAGAAGGAGGCGCAGGAGCGCGGCGCGCGCATCGAGCGCATCCGGCGGACGTACGAGCACCGGTTCCGGCAGGACTCGGTGGGCCGTTCGGACGACAAGGTGAGCGCCGAGTTCTGA